The DNA region CATCGGTTCGGGCAAGGCGCTGGAGCTGCGCGACATCGTCCTCGAATCGGGGGCCGACACCGTCGTCTGCGACGGTGAGCTCAGCCCCGGCCAGCTGATTCACCTGGAAGACGTCGTCAAGGTCAAGGTGGTCGACCGGACCGCCCTGATCCTCGACATCTTCGCCCAGCACGCCAAGTCCCGAGAGGGCAAGGCGCAGGTCTCGCTGGCACAGATGCAGTACATGCTGCCGCGGCTGCGCGGCTGGGGTCAGTCGCTCTCCCGTCAGATGGGCGGCGGCGGTTCCAGCGGCGGTGGCGGCATGGCCACCCGTGGTCCCGGTGAGACCAAGATCGAGACGGACCGGCGTCGGATCCGCGAGAAGATGGCGAAGATGCGCCGGGAGATCGCGGAGATGAAGACGGGCCGCGAGATCAAGCGCCAGGAGCGCAAGCGCAACAAGGTGCCGTCGGTCGCCATCGCCGGTTACACCAACGCGGGCAAGTCCTCGCTGCTCAACCGGCTCACCGGTGCGGGCGTCCTGGTGGAGAACGCCCTGTTCGCCACCCTGGACCCGACTGTGCGCCGGGCCGAGACGCCGAGCGGCCGGCTCTACACCCTGGCCGACACCGTCGGGTTCGTACGGCATCTGCCGCACCACCTCGTCGAGGCGTTCCGCTCCACCATGGAGGAGGTCGGCGAGTCCGATCTGATCCTGCACGTGGTGGACGGCTCCCACCCGGCGCCGGAGGAGCAGCTCGCCGCGGTGCGCGAGGTGATCCGCAAAGTCGGCGCGGTGGACGTGCCCGAGATCGTGGTGGTCAACAAGGCGGACGCGGCCGATCCGCTGGTGCTCCAGCGACTGCTGCGCATCGAGAAGCACGCGATCGCCGTCTCTGCGCGCACCGGCGTTGGTATCGAGGAGCTGCTCACGCTCATCGACACCGAACTGCCGCGGCCGTCGGTCGAGATCGAGGCCCTCGTGCCGTACATCCAGGGTGGACTCGTCTCCCGGGTGCATGCCGAGGGCGAGGTGATCTCCGAGGAGCACACGTCGGAGGGCACCCTGCTCAAGGCGCGGGTACACGAGGAGCTGGCGGCCGAGCTCTCCTCGTTCGTCCCCGTGGCGCACTGACCGCGGCGCTGTACGGCTCGGTAACGCCCGAAAGCCCGCCCCGACCAGGGGCGGGCCTTCGGCCGTCATAGGAGGCAGGTGGCCGTCAGCGGCCGGCGAACTTCTCGCTCATCGTGGTGAAGACGTCCTTGGCACCCCGGCCCAGCTGGGGGCCGGCGAGCCAGCCCGAAGTCACCGGTCCGATGGAGGTGTTGGAGACCAGCACGGACTTGCCGTCACTGCCCTTTCTGAACCATCCGCCGCCGGACGACCCACCGGTCATGGTGCAGCTGATGCGGTACATCGCCGGAGTGCCCGGGCTGATGGAGAGCCGCCCGGGGCGATCGACGCACTTGTGCATGATCAGGCCGTCGTACGGGGGAGCGGCGGGGTATCCCCAGGCGCCCATGGCGTCGATCCGCGAGATCTCGGGAGCGTCGAAGTCGACCGCCAGGGCGTTGCCCACGGTCTCCTCCAGGGACTTGGTCCCCTTCTCCGGCTTCACATGCAGCACCGCGTAGTCGTAGGGGGCGCCCTCGCCCCCGGTGGGGCCGCCGTCGGCGAGCCATTCACCGGACGTCGTCGCCCAGTCCGCCCAGTACGCGCCGTACGGGGCGATCTCCTGCGGCTGCGCGTTCTCCAGGGCGGCGGCGGACTTGCCCCTGTCGTTGTACGCGGGCACGAAGACGATGTTGCGGTACCAGCCGCCCTTCGACCCGGCGTGCACGCAGTGTCCGGCGGTCCACACCAGGTTGGACCGGCCCGGCTTCTCCGGGTCCTTGACGACCGTGCCCGAGCAGACCATCGAGCCCTCGGGGGAGTCGAAGAACACCTTGCCGACCGGGGCCGCGTAGTCGTGGTACGGCGTCTTCTCGCGCTCGGCCCGCACCGGAGCGGGCTCCGGATCGGTGACGCCCTGGCCGCCGGAGACGTCGCCGGCCGCCAGGGTCTTCGCCGGGTCCTTGGCCGACTTCATCCGGTCGGGCTTCCACAGCCCCTCGATGACCGGGTTGACGAAGTCCTTGGCCTCACGCAGCCATTTGTCCTTGTCCCAGTTCTTCCACTCGCCGTTCTTCCACTTCTCCGGGTCGACACCGTGCTTCTTCAGCGTCTCGGCCAGACCGTCGGTAGGGAGCCGCCGGCGTCCTGGCCACCCGCGGAGTCCGCGGCGGGCTTGCCGGTCGCGTTGTCCTCGCTCGGACCACAGGCCGTGGCCGTCAGGGCGAGCGCGGCGACGAGACCGGTCGCGGCGAGCAGCGGACGTATGGATCGCATGGAAAGGGTTCCCCCTGAAATTTCTGAAATTGCCATGAACGTGTCATACGGCTCGGTGGCCGGACCAACGGCCACCGAAGATGCAGGGGTCACCCTATGACGGTCCGGAGCATGCCCCCTGCCGCGGCGGCGCGGCCCGCACGGGGCGCGGCCGGGCGGCGGTGCCGCACGACGTACAGGGGCCCCCGGCGCGCAACTGCCGCGCCGGGGGCCCCTGATGTGCCGTCACCGTCCTCGGGACCGGCCCGGGTGACGGTCCGTCGTCACTGTCCCGCGTACTTCTTGCTGACCGAGTCGTAGACGCCCTTGGCCTCCTTGCCGAACCGCGGCCCGGCCAGCCAGCCGGCCGTCACCGGTCCGATGGAGGTGTTGGAGACCAGCGCGGGCTTGCCGTCCTGGCCGTTCGCGACCCAGCCACCGCCCGACGCGCCGCCGGTCATGGTGCAGCCGATGCGGTACATCGTCGGGTCCTGCGCGGTCAGCGAGAGCCGACCCGGCTTGTCCGCGCACTGGAACGCCTTCTGGCCGTCGTACGGCGGAGCGGCCGGGAAGCCGGTCGCCGTCATGCTGTCGATCTTCGGCACGGCCGGGGCGTTGAAATCGACGGGCAGCGCGGAACCGACCGTCTCCTCCAGGGACTTGCCCGTCGAGCCCTTCTCCGGCGTCACGTGCAGCACCGCGAAGTCGTACGGCGCGCCCTGCCCGCCCATCGAGGAACCCTGCGAGATCCACTGGTCGGACGTCTGCGCCCAGCTGCCCCACCACACGCCGTAGGGGGCGATCTCCTGCTTGGTCGCCTTCTTCAGCTCGGCCAGCGACAGGCCCTGGTTGTTGTACGACGGCACGAAGGCGATGTTGCGGTACCAGCCGCCCTTCTTGCCGGCGTGCACACAGTGCCCGGCGGTCCACACCAGGTTGGACTTCCCGGGGTGCGCCGGGTCCTTCACCACGGTCGCGGAACAGACCATGGAGCCCTCGGGGCCGTCGAAGAGCAGCTTCCCGGACTCTGCGGCGTTGGCGTGGTACGGCGTCCGGACGCCCGCGGCCTGGACCGGCGCGGGCGTCGGGTCCGTCACACCCACATCACCCGAGATGTCGTTGTCGACCGGCTTCTCCGGTGCCTTGTCCGCGTCCCGCATCCGGTCCGGGTCCCAGAGGTCCTCGATGACCGGGTTGACGAAGTCCTTGGCCTCACGCAGCCATTTGTCCTTGTCCCAGTTCTTCCACTCGCCGTTCTTCCACTGGTCGAGGTCGATCCCGTGTTCCTTGAGCCGGTCCTTCAGGTCGTCCGGAATCGTGATCTTGCCGTCCGAGGACTGGCCGGCGGGGACGCTCGGCTTGTCACTCGCGTTGTCCTCCTCGGGACCGCAGGCGGTGGCGGTGAGCGCGAGGGCCGCGGTGACCGCGGCCACGGCGAGCACCGACGAAGGCCGGCGGCGTGCCCTCCCCTGACGTGCGGCGAGAGCCGGTCGAATGAGTCGCATGTGGTGATCCCCCTGGGACTTCGTAACTCAACACTTCTGTACTGCACTGCGGTACTGCTCCGAGCCACCTGCTCCGAACGCCCTGCGGACTCCCGGACGGTTTCCCGAGGTCCTGTGCGGCCCCCACTATGCCGGTGCCGATGGGGACGGCGAGCGGCAGGGCCGCGGTTCCGCCCCCGCAAGGATCTTCCGATTTACCCGTGATCCGCCGCGCCCGGCGTCGTTGGTACGTGCGAGGGACTCGGAGAAAGCGTTCATCCCCGCAGTCCGTCCGTGCGTCGACGTACTGATGTGCAACGCAACCGTTACAGCGGGAGGACCAACAGCCGTGGCCGTGACCGAACCAGCCCCGGTGGCAGCACCGGCGGTGCACGAGGGGATCCTGCGCCGCCAGTCGTTGCGCGAATCCGCTGCCCGTACCTATGCGCGTTCACTGCCGATCGTGCCGGTGCGGGCCCGTGGGCTGACCATCGAGGGCGCGGACGGGCGGCGATACCTCGACTGTCTCTCCGGAGCCGGCACCCTGGCGCTCGGACACAACCATCCGGTCGTCCTGGAGGCGATCAAGAAGGTCATCGACTCGGGCGCACCGTTGCATGTGCTCGACCTCGCCACGCCGGTCAAGGACGCCTTCACCACGGAGCTGTTCGCCACCCTGCCGCGGCAGTTCGCCGACAACGCCCGGATCCAGTTCTGCGGACCGGCGGGCACGGACGCGGTCGAGGCGGCGTTCAAGCTGGTCCGCGGCGCGACCGGCCGCAGCGGCCTGCTCGCCTTCACCGGCGCCTACCACGGGATGACGGCAGGGGCCCTCGCCGCCTCGGGCGGCGCCGAGGACGTACGGGTGACCAGGCTGCCCTTCCCACGGAACTACCGCTGCCCCTTCGGCGTCGGCGGTGAGCGCGGCGCGGAGATCGCCGCCCGGTGGGCCGAGAACCTCTTGGACGATCCCAAGGGAGGCACACCGACGCCGGCCGGGATGATCCTCGAACCCGTACAGGGGGAGGGCGGCGTGAACCCCGCCCCCGACAGCTGGATGCGCCGGATGCGCGAGATCACCGAGACCCGCTCCGTCCCCCTGATCGCCGACGAGGTCCAGACGGGCGTCGGCCGCACCGGTGCCTTCTGGGCTGTCGAGCACAGCGGGATCGTGCCCGATGTGATGGTGCTCTCCAAGGCGATCGGCGGTTCCCTCCCGCTCGCCGTGATCGTCTACCGCTCCGAACTCGACACCTGGCAGCCGGGCGCCCACGCCGGCACGTTCCGGGGCAACCAGCTCGCGATGGCGGCGGGCACGGCCACTCTTGCCTTCGTACGGGAGAACCGCCTCGCCGAGCGCGCCGCCACCCTCGGCGCCCGCATGCTCGCACGCCTCCAGGCGCTGGCCACCGACCACCCGACCATCGGTGACGTACGCGGACGTGGCCTGATGATCGGCATCGAGCTGGTCGACCCGGAAGCCGCCGCGCCCGGCGACAGCCCCGAGCCACCACCCGCCCCCGCCCTGGCCGCTGCCGTCCAGGAGGAGTGCCTGCGCCGCGGGCTCATCGTCGAACTCGGCGGACGCCACTCCACCGTCGTACGCCTCCTCCCTCCCCTCACCCTCACCGACGAACAGGCAACAGCGGTCGTGGACCGCCTCGCCGACGCACTGGCAGCCGCCGAGCGCCTGCCGCACCGCCGCACCACGACCGGGTCGATCCGCTGACCCCGGACACCTTCACAAGAAAGACCGCCGTGAACCCCACCCCCACCCCCATGCCCCAGGCTGACGGCTCGTCCCCCACCCAGCAGCTCGCCGGCCCACTCGTCGTCGAGCAGTCCACCGTGCCGCGCCAGATGACGGCACCGCCCGACGAGCGGTACACCCCGAAGTCCGCGGCCACCGCTGGGGCACCGGCCGACCCGCTCGACCACCCGGACCCGCTGCGGGCCGCCGACACGGCGGGCACGGAGAATCTGCTGCGCTGCTGGATCCGGGAAGCCGACCTGCCCAGGCCGGACGGGGGCACTCTCCGCATCCCCCTCCCCGCCAGCGGAACGGCCCTGCTCGTCCCCGTCCTCTACTGGTCGGCCACGGGCTGGCACCGCTTCGGCCCGCCCGCCCTGGAGGGGGCACCCGAAGGAGCACCGCCCACCGACGCCGTCACGGTCGCCGCTCTCCTGGGCCGCGAGGCCGACCGCCACGAAGGGGCCGACATGGTGGCCCGGGTGGCCGACTCGGTACGGCGGACCGCCGGCTTCATCGCCGAGCGGCGCCGCACCCCCCACGCCCCGGACGAGGCGGACCTCTTCCTCACCGCGGAGCAGTCACTTCTGCTGGGACATCCGCTCCACCCCACCCCCAAGAGCCGCGAAGGGCTCTCCGATGCCGAATCGCGCCTCTACTCGCCCGAGTCGCACGGCTCCTTCCCGCTGAACTGGATGGCCGTCGACCGGTCGGTGCTGGCCACCGACTCCGCCTGGACCGACGGCGGCCGACCGGTCCGGGCCACGGAACTGCTCGCCTCCCACGCCGAGGGCCTGCACTTCCCCGACAACACCGCACCGATTCCGCTCCACCCCTGGCAGGCCCGCGAACTCGGACACCGCCCCGAAGTGGCGGCCCTGCTCGACGCCGGACTCCTCCACGACCTGGGACCGTACGGCAGGCGCTGGCACCCCACCTCCTCCGTCCGCACCGTGCACCGGCCCGGTGCCGAGGTCATGCTCAAGCTCTCCCTCGGCGTGCGCATCACCAACTCCCGCCGGGAGAACCTCCGCAAGGAACTCCACCGCGGAGTGGAGGTCCACCGGCTGCTCCGCAGCGGGCTCGCCACGCAGTGGCACGCCGCCCATCCGGGCTTCGACATCGTCCGCGACCCCGCCTGGCTCGCCGTAGACGGTCCGGACGGCGAACCGGTCCAGGGCCTCGACGTGATGCTCCGCCACAACCCGTTCGGGCCGCACGACGACGCGGTCTGCATCGCGGCTCTGACCGCTCCCCGCCCGTGGCCGGGCAGGACGGGCATGCACTCGCGTCTCGTCGAGACCGTTCTCTCCCTGGCCGCCGCCACCGGCAGAACCGTGGGCGCGGTCGCTGCCGAGTGGTTCCTGCGCTACCTGGACCGCGTCGTGCGCCCCGTGCTCTGGCTCGACGCCCACGCCGGCGTGGCCCTCGAAGCCCACCAGCAGAACACCCTGGTGCTGCTCGACCCCGAGGGCTGGCCCGTCGGCGGGCGATACCGCGACAACCAGGGCTACTACTTCCGTGAGTCCCACCGCGCGGCGCTGGAGCACAGGCTCGCAGGCATCGGATCGGTCAGCGACACCTTCGTCTCCGACGAGGTCACCGACGAACGCTTCGCCTACTACCTCGGCATCAACAACGTCTTCGGTCTGATCGGAGCGTTCGGCGCCCAGCGCCTCGCCGACGAACGCGTACTCATCGCGGCTTTCCGCCGGTTCCTCGGCTCGGCCGCCGCCCTGGGCTCCCCGCTCCCCACGCACCTGCTGGAAAAGCCCCACCTGCGGTGCAAGGCCAACCTGCTGACCCGGATGCACGGCCTGGACGAACTCGTCGGTCCCGTCGACACCCAGTCCGTCTACGTCACCATTGCCAACCCCCTGTGTGACTGAGGGACCATGACCACCGCCTGAACCGCCGAGAGGAGAGCGACACCGTGGTTCCCGCCGATGCGCACACCGACGCCGCGACCGGCCCTGCCCCACAGGCCGACACAGGTGCCGAGGACACCCTGGACCTGGAGCTCTCCGAAGAACTCCTCGCCCTGTTCGGGGAGGACACACCGGCCACCGCGGCGCCGCACCTGCCGCCCGGCGCACCCGTGTCACCCGCGTCGTCCGTCCCGGGCGACGCGGGCCCGGCAGCGGGAACGCGGCCGGCCATGAGCAGGGCGGCCGCCTCCGATCTGCTCGACCGTCCGGCCGACTGGCGACCGGTCACCACCCCGGCCGGAATCTTCCAACTCGTCCCCGTGCGACCGGAACGCGATCTCGCCGTACTGAGCCGCTGGATGAACGACCCCGCGGTCGCGGCCTTCTGGGAGCTCGCCGGATCCGAAGCCGTCACGGCCGCCCATCTGCGCCCTCAACTCGACGGCGACGGGCGCAGCGTCCCCTGCCTCGGAGTGCTGGCAGGCATTCCCATGAGCTACTGGGAGATCTACCGCGCGGATCTCGACCCGCTGGCACGCCACTACCCCGCTCGTCCGCACGACACCGGAATCCACCTGCTCATCGGTGGTGTGCACAACCGTGGGCGTGGCGTCGGCACCACCCTGTTGCGGGCCGTCGCCGACCTCGTACTCGACAACCGCCCCCTGTGCGCGCGTGTGGTCGCCGAACCCGATCTGCGTAACACCCCGTCCGTCTCAGCCTTTCTGAGTGCCGGGTTCCGCTTCTCCGCGGAACTCGAACTCCCCGACAAACGAGCCGCCCTGATGGTCCGCGACCGAACCCATCGTGCCCAGCTGTGAACGAACTGCTGCATTACTCACCCCGCTCGAACCCCATCGGTTCCATCCCGAGGAGTCCCCGTGCCGAAATATCCCGCGAGCCATGATTCAGCGGAGTCCGCCGAGCTGCTCAGCACGCCAGAACTGAACCGGACGGTCTGGGACGGAGCCGCCGCCCGACTGCTCGCGAAGATGCTCGGTCAATTCGCCTACGAGGAAGTCATCGAGCCGGTTGGGGAGGCCGGCGGAGGCGATACGTACACCCTCGGACTGGACGACGGCGGAGCCCTCCGCTTCAGCGCCCGGCGGGGCGTGTACGGGAGTTGGCACATTGCCCCGGACTCGATTCTGGAGATGCGCGGGAGCATCCCCCGGGCGCCGGCCGACGCGAGGCCCGACGGCGACCGGGGCCCGACCACCGAGCCGTCCGGTGACCCGGACACCGGCGCCGTCCCCTTCCGCGATCCGCTGCAGTTCCTCGTCCGCGCCCGCCGCCTCCTGGGCGTCGACGGCGCCACCCTCGGGCACCTCATCCGCGAAATCACGACCACCCTCACCGCCGACGCCCGGCTCGACCACACCGCGCTCACCGCGGCCCGGCTGGCCGACCTCGACTACGCCGAGCTGGAAGGCCACCAGACCGGCCACCCCTGGCTCGTCGCCAACAAGGGCCGCCTCGGTCTCTCCGCCGCCGATGCCTCGCGCTACACCCCCGAGGCCCGCAGGCCCCTCACGCTGCCGTGGATCGCGGTCTCCACGAGGATCGCCGCCTACCGCGGAGTGGCCCGTCTGGCCGGCCCGGAGCAGTTGTACGCCCAGGAACTCGACCCGTCGGTCCGTGACTCCTTCGCCGCCGTGCTCCGCTCCCGCGGCCTCGATCCCGGCAGCTATCTCTGCCTGCCCGTGCATCCCTGGCAGTGGGACGAATGGATCGTCCCGATCTTCGCCCCGGCCATCGCCGCCGGTGACATCGTCCCGCTCCACGCCGACGCGGACCTCAGGCTGCCGCAGCAGTCCATCCGAACCTTCAGCAACGTGGCCCGCCCCGACCGGCACACCGTCAAACTGCCCCTCTCGATCCTCAACACGCTGGTCTGGCGTGGGCTGCCGACCGAACGCACGCTCGCGGCCCCCGCCGTCACCACCTGGGTCCAGGGCCTGCGCGACCAGGACGCGTTCCTGCGTGACACCTGCCAGGTCATCCTGCTCGGCGAGGTGGCCTCGGTGACGGTCGAGCACCCGCTCTACGACCACCTTCCCGAGGCCCCGTACCAGTTCAAGGAGATCCTCGGCGCGATCTGGCGCGAACCCCTCCAGCCCCGGCTCGCTCCCGGCGAGCGGGCCCGGACCCTGGCCTCGCTGCTCCACACGGATCCGCAGGGCCGCGCCTTCACGGCCGAGCTCGTCGCCCGCTCCGGGCTGACGCCCACCGCCTGGCTGACTCACCTCTTCGCCGCCCTGCTGCCACCGCTGCTGCACTTCCTCTACCGGTACGGCACGGTGTTCTCCCCCCACGGCGAGAACGCCATCGTGGTCTTCGACGACCAGGACGTACCGGTGCGCCTGGCGATCAAGGACTTCGTCGACGACGTGAACATCAGCGCTCAGCCGCTGCCGGAGCACGATTCGATGCCGGAGGACGTACGCCGCATCCTGCTCACCGAGGAACCCTCCTTCCTCACCCAGTTCATCCAGTCCGGACTGTTCATCGGGGTGTTCCGCTTTCTGTCCCCGCTGTGCGAGGAACAGCTGGGGGTGCCGGAGGTCGATTTCTGGTCACTCGTCCGGGCCGAGATCCTGCGCCACCACGCCCGCTTCCCCGAGCTCAAGGAGCGGTTCGAGATGTTCGACCTGCTGGCACCCCGCATCGAACGTCTCTGTCTGAACCGCAACCGCCTGCACGTCGACGGCTACCGGGACCGCCCCCAGCGCCCGCACGCGGCCATCCACGGGACCGTTCCCAACCCGCTCCACCCCACCGCCGGAGTCCGGGAGTGACCGCTGTTGTCAGTGGCGCCCCGTACGCTGGTCGGGCTATGACGAAGCCATCCCTCCCCGAGCTCCTGCACGCCGCCGTGACCGCCGTCGGCGGTACGGAACGCCCCGGTCAGGCCGCCATGTCCGAGGCCGTTGCCGAGGCTGTCGACGACAATTCCCATCTGCTCGTCCAGGCCGGCACCGGCACGGGCAAGTCCCTTGGCTACCTGGTGCCCGCGCTGGCACACGGGGAGCGGGTCGTGGTGGCCACGGCGACGCTGGCGTTGCAGCGCCAGCTCGTGGAGCGCGACCTTCCGCGCACGGTCGACGCCCTGCACCCGCTGCTGCGCCGCCGTCCCGATTTCGCCATGCTCAAGGGCCGGTCGAACTACCTCTGCCTGCACCGGCTCCACGAAGGGGTGCCGCAGGACGAGGAGGAGGGGCTCTTCGACCAGTTCGAGGCCGCCGCCCCGTCGAGCAAGCTCGGTCAGGACCTGCTGCGGCTCCGCGACTGGTCCGACGAGACCGAGTCCGGCGATCGCGACGACCTCACTCCGGGGGTCTCCGACCGTGCCTGGGCACAGGTCTCCGTCTCCTCCCGCGAATGCCTGGGCGCCAGCAAGTGCGCGTACGGCGCGGAGTGCTTCGCCGAGCTCGCCCGGGAGCGGGCCAAGCTCGCCGATGTCGTCGTCACCAATCACGCCCTCCTCGCCATCGACGCCATCGAGGGTGCGCCGGTGCTCCCGCAGCACGAGGTGCTGATCGTCGACGAGGCCCATGAGCTGGTCTCCAGGGTCACCGGGGTGGCCACCGGCGAGCTCACCCCCGGCCAGGTCAACCGCGCGGTGCGCCGCGCGGCGAAGCTGGTCAACGAGAAGGCCGCCGACGCGCTGCAGACCGCGTCGGAAGGGTTCGAGCGAGTCATGGAGCTGGCGCTCCCGGGCCGCTTGGAAGAGGTCCCCGAGGACCTCGGCTACGCACTGCTGGCGCTGCGCGACGCCGCGCGTACGGTGATCTCGGCCCTGGGCAGCACGCGGGACAAGTCCGTCCAGGACGAGGACGCCGTCCGCAAGCAGGCTTTGGCATCGGTGGAGACGATCCACGGCGTCGCCGAGCGCATCACCCAGGGCTCGGAGTACGACGTCGTCTGGTACGAGCGCCATGACCGCTTCGGCGCCTCCGTGCGGGTCGCTCCGCTCTCCGTCTCGGGGCTGCTGCGCGAGAAGCTCTTCGCCGAGCGGTCCGTCGTCCTCACCTCGGCCACGCTCAAGCTCGGCGGGGATTTCAACGGGGTGGGCGCCTCGCTCGGCCTGGCCCCCGAAGGCACCGCGGGCGACGACCTTCCGCAGTGGAAGGGGCTCGACGTCGGCTCGCCGTTCGACTACCCGAAGCAGGGCATTCTGTACGTCGCCAGGCATCTGGCCACGCCGGGGCGGGAGAGTTCCCGCACCGACATGCTGGACGAGCTCGCCGAACTGGTGGAGGCGGCGGGCGGACGCACCCTCGGATTGTTCTCCTCCATGCGGGCGGCCCAGGCCGCCGCGGAGGACATGCGGGGCAGGCTGGACAAGCCGATCCTGCTGCAGGGCGAGGAGACGCTCGGAGAGCTGATCAAGAATTTCGCGGCCGATCCCGAGACCTGTCTCTTCGGCACGCTGTCGCTCTGGCAGGGCGTCGATGTGCCGGGGGCCAGCTGCCAGCTGGTGGTAATGGACCGGATCCCGTTCCCGCGTCCCGACGACCCGCTGATGAGCGCGCGCCAGAAGGCGGTCGAGGAGGCGGGAGGCAATGGGTTCATGGCCGTCGCGGCGACGCATGCCGCACTGCTGATGGCCCAGGGGGCCGGCCGACTCGTCCGGGCCACGGGCGACAAGGGTGTGGTCGCCGTACTCGATCCGCGCCTGGCCAACGCCCGGTACGGCAGCTATCTCCGAGCCTCGCTGCCCGACTTCTGGTACACCACCGACCGGAACCAGGCGCGCCGCTCACTCGCGGCGATCGATGCGGCAGCCAAGGCCGACGGCAAGTAGCCCGCTCCGGGTGCCCGCTCCATGGGCAGGGCCCCGGGATCGGCGCAGTGGATCCCGGGGCCCGGTCGGAACCGGCGAGCTTCACACCCGCCGCAGCACCGCCACCACCTTGCCGAGGATCGTCGCCTCATCGCCCGGGATCGGCTGGTACGCGGAGTTGTGCGGGAGCAGCCAGACATGGCCGTCCTCCCGCTTGAAGCGCTTGACCGTGGCCTCGCCGTCCAGCATGGCTGCCACGATGTCGCCGTTCTCCGCGACGGGCTGGCGGCGCACGGTGACCCAGTCGCCGTCGCAGATCGCCGCCTCGATCATCGAGTCACCGACGACCTTGAGCACGAACAGCTCGCCGTCACCGACGAGCTGGCGGGGGAGAGGGAAGACGTCCTCGACCGACTCCTCGGCGAGGATCGGACCACCGGCCGCGATCCGGCCGACCAGCGGCACGTACGACGCCGCGGGCTTGCCGGTCGTATCGGTGGGCTGTGAACTGGGCTGGTCCGAACCACGGACCTCGTACGCCCGCGGGCGGTGCGGGTCGCGACGCAGGAAGCCCTTCCGCTCCAGGGCCATCAGCTGATGGGCGACGGAGGATGTGCTGGACAGGCCCACGGCCTGACCGATCTCCCGCATCGAGGGCGGGTAACCACGCCGCTGCACGGAATCCCGGATCACCTCGATCACTCGCCGCTGCCGGTCCGTGAGCCCCGAGCTGTCCGCCCGGATTCCAGGAGGTCGGCCGGGCAACGAGCGCGCTGGGCGCGCGGGCTCTGGCCCCTCCATGTTCGTGACTGAGTCATTCATGGCATGCACCGGCTCGAATCGGCTCTGGGAGCGGTCCTGGGCAGTGATGGTGGCACTGTCTGCGGTGGTGGTCACGTCGGCCCCTCTCGAATGGTCTCCCTAGCTGGACAACGGTAGTAGCTTTCGAAAGGTTGCGCCAAACACACGTTCGAGTGAAAAACGAATAAAAGTCTGCCGTGTGTTCTCTGCCGGGTGTATGTGCGATGACCGAGGGGTCGGGATTCTTCTGTGGACCGACCCGAAATTCGGGCTTTTACGGTAGCCGTCGCCGGTGCGGCGCCGCCATGCGGGGTGGCCGTCGGGCCGTTGTTCGAGTCCGGCGGCGGGAGCCCCGCAATCCTGGCGGCCGGACTGTTCCCGTAACCTCGTGTGCGGCCGTACGCTGCCTGCCGGCTGCTCGTGATGCGCGACACGCGGTAGGGCCGAATGCGCAGCCAAACCCAAGATCTAGTGGTTGGATTGTTCCAGCCGCCCAGAAGTTGTGGTCCCCGGTCCGCCGAGGGTTCGGCCATCGCCTATGCTTGTGACAGCTTCGAGGGGCCCCTACGGGTCCTGGAGAGGCAATTCAGTCGTGCTGTGAAGGAGGGTTGGGAGCCATGCACTGCCCCTTCTGCAGGCACCCCGACAGCCGGGTCGTCGACAGTCGCACCACCGACGACGGCACGTCCATC from Streptomyces sp. NBC_01591 includes:
- the hflX gene encoding GTPase HflX, which produces MTSSSSFPQDAQDAQSATENVTESLTESLRADALMEEDVAWSHEIDTERDGEQLDRSERAALRRVAGLSTELEDVTEVEYRQLRLERVVLVGVWTSGTVRDAENSLAELAALAETAGAQVLDAVFQRRDKPDPATYIGSGKALELRDIVLESGADTVVCDGELSPGQLIHLEDVVKVKVVDRTALILDIFAQHAKSREGKAQVSLAQMQYMLPRLRGWGQSLSRQMGGGGSSGGGGMATRGPGETKIETDRRRIREKMAKMRREIAEMKTGREIKRQERKRNKVPSVAIAGYTNAGKSSLLNRLTGAGVLVENALFATLDPTVRRAETPSGRLYTLADTVGFVRHLPHHLVEAFRSTMEEVGESDLILHVVDGSHPAPEEQLAAVREVIRKVGAVDVPEIVVVNKADAADPLVLQRLLRIEKHAIAVSARTGVGIEELLTLIDTELPRPSVEIEALVPYIQGGLVSRVHAEGEVISEEHTSEGTLLKARVHEELAAELSSFVPVAH
- a CDS encoding trypsin-like serine peptidase produces the protein MRLIRPALAARQGRARRRPSSVLAVAAVTAALALTATACGPEEDNASDKPSVPAGQSSDGKITIPDDLKDRLKEHGIDLDQWKNGEWKNWDKDKWLREAKDFVNPVIEDLWDPDRMRDADKAPEKPVDNDISGDVGVTDPTPAPVQAAGVRTPYHANAAESGKLLFDGPEGSMVCSATVVKDPAHPGKSNLVWTAGHCVHAGKKGGWYRNIAFVPSYNNQGLSLAELKKATKQEIAPYGVWWGSWAQTSDQWISQGSSMGGQGAPYDFAVLHVTPEKGSTGKSLEETVGSALPVDFNAPAVPKIDSMTATGFPAAPPYDGQKAFQCADKPGRLSLTAQDPTMYRIGCTMTGGASGGGWVANGQDGKPALVSNTSIGPVTAGWLAGPRFGKEAKGVYDSVSKKYAGQ
- a CDS encoding diaminobutyrate--2-oxoglutarate transaminase family protein, with amino-acid sequence MAVTEPAPVAAPAVHEGILRRQSLRESAARTYARSLPIVPVRARGLTIEGADGRRYLDCLSGAGTLALGHNHPVVLEAIKKVIDSGAPLHVLDLATPVKDAFTTELFATLPRQFADNARIQFCGPAGTDAVEAAFKLVRGATGRSGLLAFTGAYHGMTAGALAASGGAEDVRVTRLPFPRNYRCPFGVGGERGAEIAARWAENLLDDPKGGTPTPAGMILEPVQGEGGVNPAPDSWMRRMREITETRSVPLIADEVQTGVGRTGAFWAVEHSGIVPDVMVLSKAIGGSLPLAVIVYRSELDTWQPGAHAGTFRGNQLAMAAGTATLAFVRENRLAERAATLGARMLARLQALATDHPTIGDVRGRGLMIGIELVDPEAAAPGDSPEPPPAPALAAAVQEECLRRGLIVELGGRHSTVVRLLPPLTLTDEQATAVVDRLADALAAAERLPHRRTTTGSIR
- a CDS encoding IucA/IucC family protein, whose translation is MPQADGSSPTQQLAGPLVVEQSTVPRQMTAPPDERYTPKSAATAGAPADPLDHPDPLRAADTAGTENLLRCWIREADLPRPDGGTLRIPLPASGTALLVPVLYWSATGWHRFGPPALEGAPEGAPPTDAVTVAALLGREADRHEGADMVARVADSVRRTAGFIAERRRTPHAPDEADLFLTAEQSLLLGHPLHPTPKSREGLSDAESRLYSPESHGSFPLNWMAVDRSVLATDSAWTDGGRPVRATELLASHAEGLHFPDNTAPIPLHPWQARELGHRPEVAALLDAGLLHDLGPYGRRWHPTSSVRTVHRPGAEVMLKLSLGVRITNSRRENLRKELHRGVEVHRLLRSGLATQWHAAHPGFDIVRDPAWLAVDGPDGEPVQGLDVMLRHNPFGPHDDAVCIAALTAPRPWPGRTGMHSRLVETVLSLAAATGRTVGAVAAEWFLRYLDRVVRPVLWLDAHAGVALEAHQQNTLVLLDPEGWPVGGRYRDNQGYYFRESHRAALEHRLAGIGSVSDTFVSDEVTDERFAYYLGINNVFGLIGAFGAQRLADERVLIAAFRRFLGSAAALGSPLPTHLLEKPHLRCKANLLTRMHGLDELVGPVDTQSVYVTIANPLCD